The following are encoded in a window of Chloroflexota bacterium genomic DNA:
- a CDS encoding carbohydrate ABC transporter permease, with protein MNLARHSRKAFRATPFYFLLASVGFILLFPFYWGFISSLKFEKDIYDFSGNFLLAERPNLLNYGTLFGTPHVFTWFWNTFSVSVATTAIAVTISVMAGFAIARLRFRGAAIAGTLVFITYLAPRTFLFVPLAQILNGWGLLGTLPSLWLTYPTFLIPFCTWLLSGYFANVPHEPEECAMVDGASRVSAIVRITLPMAMPGIITAAIFSFTASWNELLYAIAFVSGGDNKMLTNGIVGVFIGGDYFSWGPLMAAATVSSLPIAILYFFFTDRFVSGITAGATKG; from the coding sequence ATGAACCTTGCGCGACATTCCCGCAAAGCCTTCCGGGCGACGCCCTTTTATTTCTTGCTGGCGAGCGTGGGCTTCATCCTGCTGTTTCCGTTCTACTGGGGGTTTATCTCCTCTCTGAAGTTCGAGAAGGATATCTACGATTTCAGCGGCAACTTCCTGTTGGCGGAAAGACCGAACCTGCTGAACTACGGCACCTTGTTCGGAACGCCGCATGTTTTTACCTGGTTCTGGAATACCTTCTCCGTTTCCGTCGCCACCACGGCGATCGCGGTGACCATTTCCGTCATGGCCGGTTTTGCCATTGCGCGGCTGCGCTTTCGCGGCGCGGCGATCGCCGGCACGCTGGTGTTCATCACCTATCTCGCACCGCGCACCTTCCTGTTTGTGCCGCTCGCGCAAATACTCAACGGCTGGGGGCTGCTGGGCACGCTGCCCTCGCTATGGCTCACGTACCCCACCTTCCTGATTCCGTTTTGCACCTGGCTGTTGAGCGGCTATTTCGCCAATGTGCCGCACGAGCCGGAGGAGTGCGCCATGGTGGATGGCGCCAGCCGGGTCAGCGCGATTGTGCGCATCACGCTGCCGATGGCGATGCCCGGCATCATCACCGCGGCCATTTTTTCCTTCACGGCTTCGTGGAACGAACTGCTCTACGCGATCGCCTTTGTGAGCGGCGGCGATAACAAAATGCTGACGAACGGGATTGTCGGCGTATTCATCGGCGGCGACTATTTCTCGTGGGGGCCACTGATGGCAGCCGCCACCGTGTCATCATTGCCGATTGCTATCCTGTACTTCTTTTTCACGGACCGCTTCGTCAGCGGCATCACGGCCGGCGCGACGAAGGGCTAA